Proteins encoded by one window of Sediminicoccus rosea:
- the recG gene encoding ATP-dependent DNA helicase RecG, with translation MSQSVSLQSLLDSLETLPGVGPKRAALIAKACGGPRILDLLFHLPDRIASRMRISHPAEAQPESDAVLRVTPIATRSAMSRATRRRYVEVRTAEEVTLRFMQSNLGWIEKLLPRGEPRWISGRIRPEGDGWSCISPDVAASEEGFPALEAIWPLTEGLKRAHVAPAVMAALKRLPELPEWQDAPLLAREAWPGFAAALRALHAPEARPDAKPWERLAYDEALAGQLALALLRRRNREAPGRALAGDGSLRAQALAAFGHEPTPDQAQALAEISRDLAAPRRMLRLLQGDVGSGKTLVAVLAMLQAVEAGAQAAIMAPTEILARQHLRTLEKLSPVPVALLAGSVKGAERRRVLKGFADGSIPIAIGTHALFQQGVEFHDLALAVVDEQHRFGVAQRLELAGKGEQVDMLVMTATPIPRTLQLTHWGEMQVSRIAGKPRGRQPIATRIASAARLPEIIARMRQALARGERAYWVVRAITGGEHDDSIAAETRFAELSELFPGQVGLAHGELDMELREGALRDFAEGRTQILVATTVIEVGVDVPEATIILIEQAERFGLSALHQLRGRVGRGSKPSSCLLVHSEQLSERERERLLILRDTEDGFVIAEEDLRLRGGGEALGTRQAGQVQFRLGLRGEDEAAAQRAANRQNALIEMAAGDAEVLLTRDRHLASPRGQAARLLLALFDKQDAVRLLAAG, from the coding sequence GTGAGCCAGAGTGTCAGCCTCCAGAGCCTGCTTGATTCCCTCGAAACCCTGCCGGGCGTCGGGCCGAAGCGCGCTGCGCTCATCGCCAAGGCCTGCGGGGGCCCGCGCATCCTGGACCTTCTGTTTCACCTGCCCGACCGGATCGCGAGCCGGATGCGCATCAGCCATCCCGCGGAAGCGCAGCCCGAGAGCGATGCCGTGCTGCGTGTGACCCCCATCGCGACTCGCAGCGCGATGAGCCGCGCCACCCGCCGCCGCTATGTCGAGGTCCGCACGGCGGAGGAGGTGACCCTCCGCTTCATGCAATCCAACCTCGGCTGGATCGAGAAACTGCTGCCGCGTGGCGAGCCCCGCTGGATCTCCGGCCGCATCCGGCCCGAGGGCGATGGCTGGTCCTGCATCAGCCCCGATGTCGCGGCCAGCGAGGAGGGCTTCCCCGCGCTGGAGGCGATCTGGCCGCTCACCGAGGGGCTGAAGCGCGCCCATGTGGCGCCGGCCGTCATGGCCGCCCTGAAACGCCTGCCCGAGCTGCCCGAATGGCAGGACGCCCCCCTGCTCGCGCGCGAGGCCTGGCCCGGCTTCGCCGCCGCGCTCCGCGCCCTGCACGCCCCCGAAGCGCGCCCCGATGCGAAGCCCTGGGAGCGGCTCGCCTATGACGAGGCGCTGGCCGGGCAATTGGCGCTGGCCCTGCTGCGCCGGCGCAACCGCGAGGCGCCGGGCCGCGCACTGGCCGGCGATGGGAGCCTGCGCGCCCAGGCGCTGGCCGCCTTCGGCCACGAGCCGACGCCCGACCAGGCCCAGGCACTGGCCGAAATCTCCCGCGACCTCGCCGCCCCGCGCCGCATGCTGCGCCTGCTGCAGGGCGATGTCGGCTCGGGCAAGACGCTGGTCGCGGTGCTCGCCATGCTCCAGGCCGTCGAGGCCGGGGCCCAGGCTGCGATCATGGCACCGACGGAAATCCTGGCGCGGCAGCATCTGCGGACGCTGGAAAAGCTCTCACCCGTGCCGGTCGCCCTGCTGGCCGGCTCGGTGAAGGGGGCGGAGCGGCGGCGCGTGCTCAAGGGCTTCGCCGATGGCTCGATCCCCATCGCGATCGGCACCCATGCGCTGTTCCAGCAGGGGGTGGAGTTCCACGACCTGGCACTGGCCGTGGTGGATGAGCAGCACCGCTTCGGCGTCGCCCAGCGCCTCGAGCTGGCCGGCAAGGGCGAGCAGGTGGACATGCTGGTGATGACGGCCACGCCCATTCCCCGCACGCTCCAGCTGACGCATTGGGGCGAGATGCAGGTGAGCCGCATCGCCGGCAAGCCGCGCGGCCGCCAGCCCATCGCGACGCGCATCGCCTCCGCCGCCCGCCTGCCCGAGATCATCGCCCGCATGCGCCAGGCCCTGGCCAGGGGCGAGCGCGCCTATTGGGTGGTGCGCGCCATCACGGGCGGCGAGCATGATGACAGCATCGCCGCCGAGACCCGCTTCGCCGAGCTTTCCGAGCTCTTCCCCGGCCAGGTCGGCCTCGCCCATGGCGAGCTGGACATGGAGCTGCGCGAGGGCGCCCTGCGCGACTTCGCCGAGGGCCGCACGCAGATCCTGGTCGCCACCACCGTGATCGAGGTGGGGGTGGACGTGCCGGAAGCCACCATCATCCTGATCGAGCAAGCGGAACGCTTCGGCCTCTCGGCCCTGCACCAGTTGCGCGGCCGGGTCGGGCGCGGCAGCAAGCCTTCCTCATGCCTTCTGGTGCATTCCGAGCAGCTCTCCGAGCGCGAGCGGGAGCGCCTGCTGATCCTGCGCGACACGGAGGATGGCTTCGTCATCGCGGAGGAGGATCTTCGGCTGCGAGGGGGCGGCGAGGCGCTGGGCACGCGCCAGGCCGGCCAGGTGCAGTTCCGCCTGGGCCTGCGCGG